The following are encoded in a window of Gramella sp. MT6 genomic DNA:
- a CDS encoding HYR domain-containing protein — MIWKTTTKSNYGKLNSPLQGFDFRDKVSSYGQLILLGLFFIFSNSYGQTSSSTIDGDPCITFDSCPDDQVLCADTANELGEYGAQVTWTTPRISQTCTNTGSTGNFQMLFELNEALLGKDCWDFTYIQRVGTDGGYVKLFSSNNNNADGSKKSVITTPYLVLEQGSTTSIDLTYNEGDYGIELFLIPESGSAIPSGSYTSVTAAQTTYDFTISSTGVYRLQYVFTYRGNRPPKANTGDTIIAVDGILYDDGCSGGVDFTVSGPTKGFYPVGSYDLQYVATYTDPDGTIKQKICSFNITVVGIEAEITGNEEINCNNESITLTGQATGLQGTPSYSWNTGASTASIDVSSPGDYTVTITDEETGCSNSETVTVLQDKTAVNAQISGNEELNCTTSSITLDAGASTVQGTASYSWNTDSATGAQVGTSSTLQVTSPGTYFVTVTDSDNGCSASTSVEVTQDISPVTASITGNAELTCANTEITLDASTSTAQGNVSYSWNTTSADGTQVGTSSTLNVSSPGTFYVTVTDTDNGCSDSTSVEVTQDITPVTADISGNEELTCANTEITLDASGSTFQGTASYSWNTNSADGTQVGTSATLAVSSPGTYYVTVTDADNGCSASTSVVVTQDITPVTADISGNEELTCANTEITLDASGSTVQGPASYSWNTNSADGTQVGTSATLTVSDPGTYYLTVTDEDNGCSDSTSVVVTQNITPVTAEISGNEELTCTNTEITLDASGSTVEGPATYSWTRVTLEGTVVGTESSLLVSEPGTYFVTVTDAENGCSDSASVVVTQDITPVTADISGNEELTCANTEITLDASGSTFQGTPSYSWNTNSVDGPQVGTSATLNVSTPGTYYVTVTDGDNGCSNSTSVLVTQDITPVTADISGNEELTCANTEITLDAAGSTVQGNASYFWSTGATSASIEVTQPGDYTVTVTDSDNGCSAQTTVTVTQDITPVVADITGVEELNCTTTNITLDASGSTVQGSASYLWSTGATSATIEVTQPGDYTVTVTDSDNGCSDQTSVTVTQDDLSAEAIITGNEELNCNTTSITLDASTSKVQGTASYVWNTGATSASIEVTEPGDYTVTVTDSDNGCSDETTVTVTQDITPVVADITGNEELTCAVTEITLDASGSTVQGNASYEWSNEATSATISVTEPGDYTVTVTDSDNGCSAQTTVTVTQDITPVVADITGNEELTCVTTSITLDANVSTVQADASYLWSTGATTSSIEVTEPGEYSVTVTDSDNGCSDETTVIVTQDITPVVANITGNEELTCSTTEITLDASASTVQGTASYAWTKDGDATVLGTNETLTVSETGMYYVTVTDSDNGCSDSASVEVTQDANLPVATITGNEELTCTTTEITLDASGSTVQGTATYSWTKNTLEGTVVGTNATLLVSEPGTYFVTVTDVENGCSTTDSVNVTQDITPVTADITGNEELTCATSEITLDASTSTVQGTASYEWSNGATTATITVTEPGDYSVTVTDSDNGCSAETTVTVAQDITPVVADITGNEELTCATTEVTLDASGSTVQGPASYEWNTGATTATITVTEPGEYSVTVTDSDNGCSSETTVTVTQDITPVVADINGNEELTYSTTEITLDASTSTVQGTASYEWTKDGDATIISTDETLTVSETGMYSVTVTDSDNGCSDTAFVEVTQDANLPTATISGNEELTCITTEITLDASGSTVQGTATYSWTKNTLEGPVVGTDSTLLVSEPGTYFVTVTDAENGCSTTDSVIVTQDITPVTSEITGNEELTCATTEVTLDASGSTVQGNASYLWSNGATSATIVVSEPGDYTVTVTDSDNGCIAQTTVTVTQDITPVVADITGNEELTCSTTEITLNASGSTVQADASYLWSTGATTSSIEVTEPGDYSVTVTDSDNGCFAEATVTVEQNTITAEAIITGNEDLDCNNTSVNLDASTSTVQGTATYLWNTGATSASIEVTEAGDYSVTVTDSANGCSDETSVTINFIEDTEPPVITECAAIINTMADEGVCTASEVELGMPVATDNCPAELNIINNAPAVFPLGETTVTWTVTDAAGNSTTCEQIVNVIDNQAPVITACASDMMNVEADNGVCEASQVDLGMPAVSDYCTATEDLTITNNAPAVFPLGETTVTWTVTDAAGNSTTCEQIVNVIDTQAPVITACASDMMNVEADNGVCEASQVDLGMPTVSDNCTATEDLTITNDAPSVFALGETTVTWTITDAAGNSTTCEQIVNVIDTQAPVITACASDMMNVEADNGVCEASQVDLGMPAVSDNCTATEDLTITNNAPEVFPLGETTVTWTVTDAAGNSTTCEQIINVIDTQAPVITTCASDMMTVEADNGVCEASQVDLGMPTVSDNCTATEDLTITNDAPTVFALGETTVTWTITDAAGNSTTCEQIVNVIDTQAPVITACGLDMMTVEADNGVCEASQVDLGMPTVSDNCTATEDLTITNDAPTVFALGETTVTWTITDAAGNSTTCEQIVNVIDTQAPVITACGLDMMTVEADNGVCEASQVDLGMPAVSDNCTATEDLTITNDAPAVFALGETTVTWTVTDAAGNSTTCEQIINVIDTQAPVFEAVSDINLNNDAGICGATFTYELPVVTDNCGVESLTLTEGLASGEEFPIGTTTVTYTATDASGNTSTVSFDVNITDNEAPTIECPESFTVNVEYGVTSTVVNYEEVTASDNCGETTVTMTSGIASGEEFPVGETLIEYTVVDANGNESSCSFTITVEEDPAPAPPAAPEPTVIAPTCENPFGSITVSTENGVSFTIDGVNFQNSGVFENIEAGTYQISVKDEFGQESEVITVVIEEPVAEEIEVTQAPELYNDGTTTAFDLFDLLVGDVDESGTWIDNDNTGALDNGFIDPSMMEAGTYIFTYELDGFCPSSTQVSVTIFDGIVLNCSIEDIKNGISKAVTPNGDNRNDFFEVDLDTECGFTYDLRIFNRWGAEVYTAQNYQNNWDGFSKSSFTNSNQLPSGTYYYVLEIRNSEFQPIQGYIYLGTK, encoded by the coding sequence ATGATTTGGAAAACTACTACTAAAAGTAATTACGGAAAATTGAATAGTCCATTACAGGGCTTTGATTTCCGGGATAAAGTGTCCTCTTATGGCCAGTTAATTCTGTTAGGGCTCTTTTTTATATTCTCAAATTCTTATGGCCAGACTAGCTCAAGTACCATAGATGGGGATCCATGTATTACTTTTGACAGCTGTCCTGATGATCAGGTATTATGTGCCGATACTGCCAATGAATTGGGAGAGTATGGCGCACAGGTAACCTGGACCACTCCGAGAATTTCACAGACCTGTACCAATACGGGTAGTACTGGGAATTTCCAAATGCTTTTTGAGCTGAACGAAGCTTTACTTGGCAAGGATTGCTGGGATTTTACTTACATCCAAAGGGTTGGAACCGACGGGGGTTATGTAAAACTATTTTCCAGTAACAATAATAACGCAGATGGTAGTAAAAAATCAGTTATTACAACTCCTTACCTTGTTCTTGAACAAGGTTCAACCACTTCTATCGATTTAACCTATAATGAAGGAGATTATGGAATTGAATTATTCCTTATCCCTGAAAGCGGTTCAGCCATTCCAAGTGGATCTTACACAAGTGTAACTGCCGCACAAACAACATATGATTTCACGATTTCTTCAACAGGAGTATATAGATTACAATATGTTTTTACATATAGAGGAAACCGACCACCAAAAGCTAATACCGGTGATACTATAATTGCTGTAGACGGAATTTTATATGATGATGGCTGTAGCGGTGGTGTAGATTTTACAGTTTCCGGTCCTACAAAAGGCTTTTATCCGGTTGGATCTTATGATCTACAATATGTTGCAACCTATACAGATCCAGACGGTACAATAAAACAAAAGATCTGTTCATTTAATATTACGGTAGTTGGCATTGAAGCTGAAATCACCGGAAATGAAGAAATAAATTGCAACAATGAAAGTATTACATTAACCGGACAGGCAACTGGTTTACAAGGAACTCCTTCCTATTCATGGAATACCGGTGCTTCAACTGCATCGATAGATGTTAGTTCTCCCGGAGATTACACGGTAACCATTACAGATGAGGAAACAGGATGTTCAAATTCAGAAACTGTAACGGTTCTTCAGGATAAAACAGCTGTTAACGCACAAATTTCAGGAAATGAAGAGCTTAATTGTACTACTTCAAGCATTACTCTGGACGCAGGTGCATCTACAGTGCAAGGCACCGCTTCTTATTCCTGGAATACCGATTCTGCTACCGGAGCCCAGGTTGGAACTTCTTCTACTTTACAGGTAACTTCCCCGGGAACCTACTTTGTAACGGTGACCGATAGTGACAATGGATGTTCTGCTTCTACTTCGGTGGAGGTAACTCAGGATATATCTCCTGTAACAGCCAGTATCACAGGGAATGCAGAACTTACCTGTGCCAATACCGAAATAACTTTAGACGCTTCAACTTCAACTGCCCAGGGTAATGTATCATACTCATGGAATACAACTAGCGCGGATGGAACACAGGTTGGAACTTCTTCAACATTGAATGTCAGCTCCCCTGGAACCTTTTATGTTACTGTGACTGACACTGATAATGGTTGTTCAGATTCGACCTCTGTAGAAGTTACTCAAGACATTACTCCAGTAACTGCCGATATCTCAGGAAATGAAGAATTAACCTGTGCCAATACCGAAATTACTTTAGACGCTTCAGGTTCAACTTTCCAGGGAACAGCTTCCTATTCATGGAATACCAATAGCGCTGATGGAACACAGGTAGGTACTTCAGCAACTTTAGCTGTTAGCTCTCCTGGCACCTATTATGTAACTGTAACCGATGCCGATAATGGATGTTCCGCTTCCACTTCTGTTGTAGTTACTCAGGACATTACCCCTGTTACTGCAGATATCTCAGGAAACGAAGAATTGACATGTGCCAATACCGAAATTACTTTAGACGCTTCAGGTTCAACTGTGCAAGGACCAGCTTCTTATTCATGGAATACTAATAGTGCTGATGGAACCCAGGTAGGAACTTCAGCAACTTTAACTGTTAGCGATCCTGGAACTTATTATTTAACCGTAACAGATGAGGATAATGGGTGTTCTGACTCTACTTCTGTGGTAGTTACTCAGAACATTACTCCAGTAACCGCAGAAATCTCTGGAAACGAAGAATTAACCTGTACGAATACTGAAATCACTTTGGACGCTTCAGGTTCAACAGTGGAGGGTCCTGCTACATATTCCTGGACCAGGGTTACCTTAGAAGGGACTGTGGTTGGTACAGAGTCTAGCTTACTGGTATCTGAACCAGGGACTTATTTTGTGACTGTAACTGATGCTGAGAATGGATGTTCAGATTCTGCCTCTGTGGTAGTTACTCAGGACATTACTCCGGTAACTGCAGATATCTCTGGAAACGAAGAATTGACCTGTGCCAATACCGAAATAACTTTGGACGCTTCAGGATCAACCTTCCAGGGAACACCCTCGTATTCATGGAATACCAATAGCGTAGATGGCCCTCAAGTAGGAACTTCAGCTACGTTAAATGTTAGCACTCCTGGAACTTATTATGTAACTGTAACCGATGGCGATAATGGATGTTCAAATTCTACCTCTGTGTTAGTTACTCAGGATATTACACCTGTTACAGCAGATATCTCCGGAAATGAAGAATTGACCTGTGCCAATACCGAAATTACATTAGACGCAGCAGGCTCAACAGTTCAGGGGAATGCTTCCTATTTTTGGAGCACCGGAGCTACTTCAGCTTCTATCGAAGTTACCCAGCCTGGCGATTATACAGTTACTGTTACTGATAGTGATAATGGTTGTTCCGCTCAGACTACAGTTACCGTAACTCAGGATATTACTCCGGTTGTTGCTGATATTACTGGGGTTGAAGAACTTAATTGTACTACAACAAATATAACTTTAGACGCTTCTGGATCAACAGTTCAAGGATCTGCTTCCTATTTATGGAGCACTGGAGCTACTTCAGCTACTATCGAAGTTACTCAGCCTGGAGATTATACAGTGACTGTAACCGATAGTGACAATGGTTGTTCCGATCAAACTTCTGTAACCGTTACTCAGGATGATCTTTCAGCGGAGGCTATAATTACCGGAAACGAAGAATTAAATTGTAACACTACCAGCATCACTCTTGATGCGAGCACCTCAAAAGTTCAGGGTACTGCTTCTTATGTATGGAATACGGGAGCTACTTCCGCTTCAATTGAAGTTACTGAGCCTGGAGATTATACCGTTACGGTGACTGATAGTGATAACGGATGTTCTGATGAAACTACCGTAACTGTAACTCAGGATATTACTCCAGTCGTTGCTGACATTACCGGTAATGAAGAACTAACCTGCGCTGTTACCGAAATCACTTTAGATGCTTCGGGGTCTACAGTTCAGGGCAATGCTTCTTATGAGTGGAGCAACGAGGCAACTTCGGCTACTATATCGGTAACCGAGCCTGGTGATTATACCGTAACGGTGACCGACAGTGACAATGGATGTTCTGCTCAGACTACAGTTACCGTAACTCAGGATATCACTCCAGTGGTTGCTGACATCACAGGAAATGAAGAACTAACTTGTGTTACTACCAGTATTACACTGGATGCTAATGTATCAACTGTTCAGGCTGATGCTTCTTATTTATGGAGCACCGGAGCAACTACTTCTTCTATTGAAGTTACTGAACCAGGAGAATATTCCGTTACTGTAACTGATAGTGATAATGGATGTTCTGATGAAACTACTGTAATCGTAACCCAGGATATTACTCCGGTTGTTGCTAATATCACCGGAAATGAAGAACTAACCTGTTCAACCACCGAGATCACTTTAGATGCTTCGGCTTCTACTGTTCAGGGAACAGCTTCTTATGCATGGACCAAAGATGGTGATGCTACTGTACTTGGAACTAACGAAACACTAACTGTTTCTGAAACCGGAATGTATTATGTAACAGTAACCGACAGCGATAACGGATGTTCTGATTCTGCTTCAGTTGAAGTGACCCAGGATGCTAACCTTCCAGTCGCTACTATAACAGGAAATGAAGAATTAACTTGTACTACTACCGAAATTACTTTAGACGCTTCAGGTTCAACTGTGCAGGGTACTGCTACTTATTCCTGGACAAAAAATACTTTAGAAGGAACTGTGGTTGGTACTAACGCTACACTATTAGTATCTGAACCTGGAACTTATTTTGTGACTGTAACCGATGTTGAAAATGGATGTTCAACTACAGACTCAGTAAACGTTACTCAGGATATTACTCCGGTAACTGCTGATATCACTGGAAACGAAGAATTAACCTGTGCTACTTCAGAGATCACTTTAGATGCTTCAACTTCTACAGTTCAGGGAACTGCTTCTTATGAGTGGAGTAACGGGGCGACTACCGCTACTATTACCGTAACTGAACCGGGAGATTATAGCGTAACTGTTACCGATAGTGACAATGGATGTTCCGCTGAAACTACTGTAACTGTAGCTCAGGATATCACTCCAGTGGTTGCTGATATTACAGGAAATGAAGAATTAACCTGTGCTACTACCGAAGTTACTTTAGATGCTTCTGGATCTACCGTACAGGGACCTGCTTCTTATGAATGGAATACCGGAGCGACTACCGCTACTATTACCGTGACCGAACCGGGAGAATATTCCGTTACCGTAACCGACAGTGACAATGGATGTTCTTCTGAAACTACTGTTACCGTGACTCAGGATATTACTCCTGTGGTTGCCGATATCAATGGAAACGAAGAACTCACCTACTCTACTACAGAGATCACTTTAGACGCATCGACTTCTACTGTTCAGGGAACAGCATCCTATGAATGGACCAAAGATGGTGATGCTACTATAATATCAACTGACGAAACACTAACTGTTTCTGAAACCGGAATGTATTCCGTAACAGTAACAGATAGCGATAATGGATGTTCTGATACTGCTTTTGTTGAAGTGACCCAGGACGCCAACCTTCCAACTGCTACAATATCAGGAAATGAAGAATTAACCTGTATTACTACTGAAATTACTTTAGACGCTTCAGGTTCAACAGTGCAGGGTACTGCTACTTATTCCTGGACTAAAAACACTTTAGAAGGACCTGTGGTTGGTACTGATTCTACACTATTAGTATCTGAACCGGGAACTTATTTTGTAACCGTAACTGATGCTGAAAATGGATGTTCAACTACAGATTCAGTAATCGTTACTCAGGATATTACTCCGGTAACTTCCGAAATTACTGGAAACGAAGAATTGACCTGTGCTACTACCGAAGTTACTTTAGATGCTTCTGGATCTACTGTGCAGGGAAATGCTTCTTACTTATGGAGCAACGGAGCAACTTCCGCTACTATTGTGGTAAGCGAGCCTGGTGATTACACCGTAACTGTGACCGACAGTGATAATGGATGTATTGCTCAAACTACAGTTACCGTAACTCAGGATATTACTCCGGTAGTTGCTGATATTACAGGAAATGAGGAACTAACTTGCTCTACTACAGAGATCACTTTAAATGCTTCAGGATCTACCGTTCAGGCTGATGCTTCTTATTTATGGAGCACTGGAGCGACCACTTCTTCTATCGAAGTTACTGAGCCGGGAGATTATAGCGTAACTGTAACTGATAGTGATAACGGATGTTTTGCTGAGGCTACCGTAACTGTAGAACAGAATACGATCACTGCAGAAGCTATTATAACCGGAAATGAAGATCTTGATTGTAACAATACTTCAGTTAATCTGGACGCTAGTACTTCTACAGTTCAGGGAACTGCTACTTACTTATGGAATACAGGAGCAACTTCAGCTTCTATCGAAGTAACCGAAGCAGGAGATTATTCTGTAACTGTTACCGATAGCGCCAATGGCTGTTCTGATGAAACTTCAGTAACTATTAATTTTATTGAAGATACAGAGCCTCCGGTTATTACCGAATGTGCTGCTATAATAAATACAATGGCTGATGAAGGAGTTTGTACTGCTTCTGAAGTTGAACTGGGAATGCCTGTTGCAACTGATAATTGCCCAGCCGAATTGAATATCATTAACAACGCTCCGGCTGTATTTCCACTAGGAGAAACTACAGTAACCTGGACAGTAACTGATGCTGCAGGAAATTCAACTACCTGTGAGCAGATCGTAAATGTGATCGATAATCAGGCACCAGTTATTACTGCTTGTGCTTCAGATATGATGAATGTTGAAGCTGATAACGGAGTTTGTGAAGCATCTCAGGTTGATCTTGGAATGCCTGCAGTTTCTGATTACTGTACGGCTACTGAAGATCTAACTATTACTAACAACGCTCCGGCTGTATTTCCTCTAGGAGAAACTACTGTAACCTGGACCGTGACCGATGCTGCAGGAAATTCAACTACTTGTGAGCAGATCGTAAATGTGATCGATACTCAGGCACCAGTTATCACTGCTTGTGCTTCAGATATGATGAACGTTGAAGCTGATAATGGAGTTTGTGAAGCATCTCAGGTTGATCTTGGAATGCCAACGGTTTCCGATAACTGTACTGCTACCGAAGATCTGACAATCACTAACGATGCTCCTTCTGTATTTGCTCTGGGAGAAACTACAGTAACCTGGACCATTACCGATGCTGCTGGAAACTCAACAACTTGTGAGCAGATCGTAAATGTGATCGATACTCAGGCGCCAGTAATTACGGCTTGTGCTTCAGATATGATGAATGTTGAAGCAGATAATGGAGTTTGTGAAGCATCCCAGGTGGATCTTGGTATGCCAGCAGTTTCTGATAACTGTACTGCAACTGAAGATCTGACTATTACTAACAATGCTCCTGAAGTATTTCCTCTTGGAGAAACTACAGTAACCTGGACCGTGACCGATGCTGCAGGAAACTCAACAACTTGTGAGCAGATCATAAATGTGATCGATACTCAAGCACCAGTTATCACTACTTGTGCGTCTGATATGATGACCGTTGAAGCTGATAACGGAGTTTGTGAAGCTTCTCAGGTTGATCTTGGAATGCCAACAGTTTCTGATAACTGTACGGCTACTGAAGATCTGACAATCACCAACGATGCTCCAACTGTATTCGCTCTTGGAGAAACTACAGTAACCTGGACCATCACCGATGCTGCCGGGAACTCAACAACTTGCGAGCAGATCGTAAATGTGATCGATACTCAGGCACCAGTTATCACTGCTTGTGGGTTAGATATGATGACCGTTGAAGCTGATAACGGAGTTTGTGAAGCTTCTCAGGTTGATCTTGGAATGCCAACAGTTTCTGATAACTGTACGGCTACTGAAGATCTGACAATCACCAACGATGCTCCAACTGTATTCGCTCTTGGAGAAACTACAGTAACCTGGACCATCACCGATGCTGCCGGGAACTCAACAACTTGCGAGCAGATCGTAAATGTGATCGATACTCAGGCACCAGTTATCACTGCTTGTGGGTTAGATATGATGACCGTTGAAGCTGATAACGGAGTTTGTGAAGCATCTCAGGTGGATCTTGGAATGCCAGCAGTTTCTGATAACTGTACGGCTACCGAAGATCTGACTATCACTAACGATGCTCCTGCTGTGTTTGCTCTTGGAGAAACAACAGTAACCTGGACTGTGACAGATGCCGCAGGAAACTCAACTACCTGTGAGCAGATCATAAACGTGATCGATACTCAGGCACCAGTTTTCGAAGCTGTATCAGATATCAATCTGAATAACGATGCCGGAATATGTGGCGCAACATTTACCTATGAACTTCCGGTAGTAACAGACAATTGTGGTGTCGAGAGTTTAACTCTTACGGAAGGGCTTGCCTCTGGAGAAGAATTCCCAATAGGAACAACCACCGTTACTTATACCGCGACAGATGCCTCAGGAAACACTTCAACCGTAAGCTTCGACGTAAATATTACTGATAATGAAGCTCCAACTATTGAATGTCCTGAAAGCTTCACTGTAAACGTAGAATATGGAGTTACTTCTACGGTAGTAAACTATGAGGAGGTTACCGCTTCTGATAACTGTGGTGAAACCACGGTGACCATGACCAGTGGTATCGCTTCCGGAGAAGAATTTCCTGTAGGAGAAACGCTAATAGAATATACTGTAGTAGATGCAAATGGAAATGAATCAAGTTGTTCGTTTACGATCACAGTAGAAGAAGATCCTGCTCCTGCACCACCGGCTGCACCAGAACCAACGGTAATTGCTCCGACATGTGAGAATCCATTCGGATCGATAACTGTAAGCACAGAAAATGGAGTTAGCTTCACTATAGATGGAGTAAACTTCCAGAACAGTGGAGTATTCGAAAATATTGAAGCTGGAACCTATCAGATAAGTGTAAAAGACGAATTTGGACAGGAATCTGAAGTAATTACTGTAGTTATTGAAGAACCTGTTGCTGAAGAAATTGAGGTGACCCAGGCACCAGAACTTTATAATGATGGGACCACGACCGCATTCGACCTTTTCGATCTTCTTGTTGGAGATGTAGATGAGTCGGGTACCTGGATAGATAATGATAATACAGGCGCGCTAGATAATGGATTTATCGATCCTTCTATGATGGAAGCCGGCACTTATATTTTCACATACGAACTTGACGGGTTCTGCCCATCCAGCACACAAGTAAGTGTTACTATTTTCGATGGTATAGTTCTGAATTGTAGTATTGAAGATATTAAAAACGGTATTTCAAAAGCTGTGACACCTAACGGTGATAACAGGAACGATTTCTTTGAAGTAGACCTGGACACAGAATGTGGCTTCACTTATGACCTTAGAATTTTCAACAGATGGGGTGCTGAAGTTTACACTGCGCAAAATTACCAGAATAACTGGGATGGATTTTCAAAGAGCTCATTTACAAATTCGAACCAATTGCCTTCAGGTACTTACTACTACGTTCTGGAAATCAGAAATAGTGAGTTTCAACCTATACAGGGATATATCTACTTAGGAACTAAATAA
- a CDS encoding histidine phosphatase family protein has product MKRLILVRHGKSSWDNDLPDHKRPLKKRAYNDAKVVLNAFQNFYEPGALFWTSYAVRAHETAKLFKERLNVPDKDFVVKEDLYTFNQNELLSVIRSCEDDIPRLIVFGHNPAMTILVNSLGDKKIDNLPTTGLCVIDFEVDSWKEVRKGKTILTLLPKNLR; this is encoded by the coding sequence ATGAAAAGATTAATCTTAGTTAGACATGGAAAATCCTCATGGGATAATGATCTGCCAGACCATAAAAGACCTTTAAAAAAAAGAGCATATAATGATGCGAAAGTAGTTTTAAATGCTTTTCAGAATTTCTATGAGCCAGGAGCGCTTTTTTGGACCAGTTATGCGGTGAGAGCACATGAAACTGCCAAATTATTTAAGGAAAGGCTGAATGTTCCCGATAAAGATTTTGTAGTGAAAGAGGATCTATATACCTTCAACCAAAATGAACTTTTGTCGGTAATAAGATCATGTGAAGATGATATCCCACGTTTAATTGTTTTTGGCCATAATCCAGCTATGACCATACTCGTGAACTCTCTTGGTGACAAGAAAATAGACAATCTTCCTACAACCGGTTTGTGTGTTATAGACTTTGAGGTGGATTCCTGGAAAGAAGTTCGAAAAGGCAAAACAATTCTAACCTTACTGCCTAAAAACCTACGATAG
- the pdxH gene encoding pyridoxamine 5'-phosphate oxidase has protein sequence MQKDLKDYRKSYEKGELKESDIPREPLELFQSWFQLADESENVEEANAMNISTVGKDMIPLSRIVLLKSFSKEGFTFFTNYDSQKGKAISENPQCCISFFWPSLEKQIIIQGKVSKIPEKESEEYFQSRPRGSQLGAKASDQSSSIPSREHLESKLNDLEEKYKEGEIPKPENWGGYIVKPFKFEFWQGRKSRLHDRILFSYISENNWKIERLAP, from the coding sequence ATGCAGAAGGACCTTAAAGACTATCGAAAATCATACGAAAAAGGAGAATTAAAGGAGTCTGATATTCCCAGAGAGCCTTTAGAATTATTTCAATCCTGGTTTCAGCTTGCAGACGAGTCTGAAAATGTGGAAGAAGCCAATGCCATGAATATTTCTACGGTTGGAAAAGACATGATCCCTTTATCCAGAATTGTTCTCCTTAAAAGCTTTAGTAAAGAGGGATTTACTTTTTTTACTAATTATGACTCACAGAAAGGGAAAGCAATAAGTGAAAATCCGCAATGTTGTATATCATTTTTCTGGCCATCTTTAGAAAAGCAAATTATAATTCAGGGAAAAGTTTCTAAAATTCCGGAGAAAGAATCTGAAGAGTATTTTCAAAGCCGTCCCCGCGGCAGTCAGCTTGGCGCTAAGGCTTCAGATCAAAGCTCATCAATTCCTTCGAGAGAACATCTGGAATCAAAGCTTAATGATCTTGAAGAGAAATATAAGGAAGGAGAAATCCCAAAACCAGAGAATTGGGGTGGATATATTGTAAAGCCTTTTAAATTTGAATTCTGGCAGGGCCGTAAAAGCAGGTTGCATGACAGGATCCTCTTCTCTTATATTTCTGAAAATAACTGGAAAATTGAACGACTAGCACCTTAA